TCGGGATTGCCGTTGCCATCGGGTCCCAGACTGCCTTTGGGCACAGTATCTGGGGCTTCGTCAGCGAAGCACGCGGCGAGGTGCGCAAGGTCGTCTGGCCTACCCGTCAAGAGACCGTGCAGACTACCCTCGTTGTTCTTGGTTTGGTGCTGCTCGTCGGCGTGCTTCTCTGGGTGCTGGACCTTGGGCTGCTGCGGTTGGTGCGTCTGCTTACGGGCCAAGGGAGCTGATCGAATGCCATTGCGGTGGTATGTAGTGCATACCTACTCGGGTTACGAGAACCAGGTGCGGCGCTCGCTCCATGACCGGATTGCGCGCAGCGGTCTGGAGGACCGATTCGGCCAGATTTTGGTGCCCACCGAGGAAGTGGTGGAGATGCGTGACGGCCAGAAGCGCCGGAGCGAGCGTAAATTCTTCCCGGGTTATGTGCTTGTTCAGATGGATCTGGATGACGAGACTTGGCACTTGGTCAAGGAAGTGCCCCGGGTCATGGGCTTCGTGGGCGGGACCTCTGACCGCCCGGCGCCGATCAGCGACCGGGAGGCGGATACCATCCTGCAGCGGGTACAGGATGGGGTCGAGAAGCCACGTCCCAAAGTCCTGTTTGAGCCGGGTGAAGTGGTGCGGGTCACCGATGGCCCGTTCAACGATTTCAACGGCGTGGTGGAAGAGGTCAACTACGAGAAGAGCCGCTTGCGGGTTGCGGTGCTGATCTTTGGCCGCCCGACGCCGGTGGAGCTGGAATTCAGCCAGGTCGAGAAGGCGTAGCTCCACCCCGACGTGGTTCGAGGTGGTCCAGGCATTGAGAGTAGGCGGACGCACCGCACTGCGGCGTCCGGAGACCGAATTACCGGGGAGCCGCGAGGCGCTAGCACCCACAGGAGCATAGCATGGCGAAGAAGATCCAGGCCTACATCAAGCTGCAAGTCGCGGCGGGGAAGGCAAATCCCAGTCCGCCGGTCGGTCCGGCATTGGGACAGCACGGCGTCAACATCATGGAGTTCTGCAAGGCCTTCAACGCCCAGACCCAGGACATGGAACCAGGCCTTCCGACGCCGGTCGTTATCACCGTTTACAGTGACCGCAGCTTTACGTTTATCACCAAGACGCCGCCGGCGTCGGTGCTGCTGAAAAAGGCGCTGGGCCTGCCGAAGGGCAGCGCCACCCCCAACAGCAACAAGGTGGGGAAGGTTACGCGCGCGCAACTTGAAGAGATCGTGAAGGCCAAGGGCTCGGATCTCACCGCGGCGGACATCGATGCCGGTGTGCGTACCATTGCCGGTAGTGCCCGCAGCATGGGCATCGAAGTCGAGGGAGTGTAGTCATGTCCAATCTTTCCAAGCGCATGCGGGTGGCCCGGGAGAAGGTCGTCGCGGGCAAACTCTATCCGGTAGACGACGCGCTTCAGCTCCTGAAGGAGTTGCCGGGCGCCAAATTCAAGGAGGCGGTGGACGTCGCTGTGAACCTGGGGGTCGATCCGCGCAAATCCGATCAGGTTGTGCGTGGTTCCACCGTGCTGCCCAACGGCACCGGCAAGTCGGTGCGCGTTGCAGTCTTTGCTCAGGGCGCCAACGCCGATGCGGCCCGGGCGGCCGGGGCGGAATTGGTGGGGTTTGAAGACTTGGCGGAACGTATCAAGGGTGGCCAGATGGACTTCGACGTGGTCATCGCCTCGCCGGACGCCATGCGCGTGGTGGGTCAGCTCGGCCCGGTTCTCGGACCCCGTGGCCTGATGCCCAACCCCAAGGTCGGCACGGTGACCCCGGATGTGGCGGGCGCGGTACGCAATGCCAAGGCCGGGCAGGTGCGCTATCGGACCGACAAGGCAGGCATCGTGCACTGCAGCATCGGGAAGGTGGACTTCGAAATATCGGCCCTGAAGGAAAATTTGCAGGCGCTGCTGGCGGACCTGCAGAAGGCCAAGCCGGCGACGGCCCGGGGGATATATCTGCGCAAGATCACCGTGTCCACTACTATGGGCACGGGTATACCAGTGGATCAGAGCTCGCTGGCGACGGTTGCGACCTAGCAGCGGGCTGGGCCGGGAGTCCGCCGGTACGGCGCTCCCCCGGCCCGGGTTCCCGGACGATGGCCCGCGGGCCTACCGGGGACCCAACAGACTTTGGGGTTGCCTTGTGCCGTGTTGGTACAGGATGGCCGTCAAAGACCGCAGGTGCTGAGTCCGTGTACTCCGGTGCGCCGGTGGACTGGACCAGGCTTAATGGGCATGGGCCCGGCCTGCGCAGACGGTGAACCCAACGTCAGGTTTTCTGGCGTCGTTCACCGCAAGGGCGGGCGTCCGTGAGGATGCCTTGAGTCCATCAACCCGCTGGGGTGGTTTTGCCACCCCGCGGAGCGACGAGGTGAGAGACGTGCCACTTGCAATGGAAGACAAACAGGCGATCGTCGCGGAGGTCAACGCGGTGGCCGCTGGCGCCCACTCGGCGGTAGCCGCCGAGTACCGGGGGCTGACCGTGGAGGAGATGACTGAACTGCGCCGTAGCGCACGGTCGGGCGGGGTCTACCTTCGGGTCGTGAAGAACACCCTCGCGCGCCGGGCGTTGCAGGGAACCGCGTTCGAGTGCATGGGCAAGGGGTTGCAAGGACCGCTGGTATTGGCGTTCTCCCAGGAAGACCCGGGCGCCGCCGCGCGGCTGGTGAGCAACTTCGCGAAGACCCATGACAAGCTTGTGCCCAAGCTGGTGTCGATCAGCGGCCAACTCCTGCCGGCCACGGACCTGCAACGGATCGCGACTCTGCCCACCCGCGACCAGGCGCTCAGCCTGTTGATGGCGGTGATGCGGGCGCCGTTGGATAAGTTTGCGCGCACCCTCAACGAGGTACCGGGCAAGCTGGTCCGTACGTTGGCCGCGATCCGCGATCAAAAACAGGCTGCGTAGTAAAAGGCATAGACCCGCGGATCGGACCCCAGGGGTGCGGATCCGCGGAGCAACAGACAACCAGACGATTCAGGAGATTTGATCATGTCCGTATCCAAAGAAGAGATTCTCGACACCATCTCCGGTATGACGGTGATGGATATTGTCGATCTGATTTCCGCGATGGAAGAGAAGTTCGGTGTTTCCGCGGCTGCAGCTGTGGCCGCTGCGCCTTCCGCCGCGGCCGGTGGTGAGGCTGCTGCCGAGGAGCAGACGGAATTTGACGTAGTGATGAGCAGCTACGGGGCCAACAAGGTTGGTGTCATTAAGGTGGTCCGTGCCCTGACTGGCTTGGGCCTGAAAGAGGCCAAGGACTTGGTGGAGGGTGTCCCGTCGACGATCAAAGAGGCCGTCTCCAAGGACGATGCTGCGGGCATAAAGAAGCAGCTCGAAGAGGCCGGTGCCAGCGTCGACATCAAGTAGGACGCGTAGTGATGCGCGATCTTGCGGCCTGAATGGATTCGCCGGTCGGCGATGAACTGGGATGGGCGAGGTTGGTGACCCCTGGTTGCCGGCCTCGCCCGCTTGTCCGTGCAACGTCCCGCTTCTGGGCTGGACGTTCGGGTGTCACGGCGCCGTCGCCGGTGCCGGGTCGTCCGGGGCGTTGCCCCGCAACGCGGACAGTATTTGACTGAGAGGAACTGCGATGGCCTACAGCTTTACCGAGAAAAAGCGCATTCGGAAGGATTTCGGTAAACGACCCCGTATCCTGGAGGTGCCCTACCTGCTGGCCACGCAGCTGGACTCCTATCGCCAATTTCTTCAGGATGGCCGGCCCGCGACCCAGCGGGATGCCACGGGACTGCACGCCGCGCTCCAGTCGGTGTTTCCCATCTCCAGTTATTCGGGGAACGCAGTGCTCGAGTATGTGGACTATCGGCTGGGCGAGCCGGTTTTCGACGTGAAGGAGTGCCAACTGCGCGGCATGACGTATGCCGCGCCTTTGCGGGTCACCCTGCGTCTGGTGATCTATGATAAGGATGCCCAGGCCGGCTCCCAGTCCGTCAAGGACATTAAGGAGCAGGAAGTCTATATGGGCGAACTGCCGCTGATGACGCGTAATGGGACGTTCATCATCAACGGCACAGAACGAGTGGTGGTGTCCCAGTTGCATCGCTCGCCCGGTGTCTTCTTCGAGCACGACAAGGGTAAGACCCACTCTTCCGGGAAGCTGTTGTTCTCCGCGCGGGTTATTCCGTATCGCGGGTCCTGGCTCGATTTCGAGTTCGATCCCAAGGATTGCGTATTCGTCCGCATCGACCGTCGGCGCAAGCT
The Chromatiales bacterium 21-64-14 genome window above contains:
- a CDS encoding preprotein translocase subunit SecE; translated protein: MAQKQEMRSSPLDTVKLAIAVLILISAVIGFYYFAAQPLLFRVPGLLAAVGIAVAIGSQTAFGHSIWGFVSEARGEVRKVVWPTRQETVQTTLVVLGLVLLVGVLLWVLDLGLLRLVRLLTGQGS
- a CDS encoding transcription termination/antitermination protein NusG, which produces MPLRWYVVHTYSGYENQVRRSLHDRIARSGLEDRFGQILVPTEEVVEMRDGQKRRSERKFFPGYVLVQMDLDDETWHLVKEVPRVMGFVGGTSDRPAPISDREADTILQRVQDGVEKPRPKVLFEPGEVVRVTDGPFNDFNGVVEEVNYEKSRLRVAVLIFGRPTPVELEFSQVEKA
- a CDS encoding 50S ribosomal protein L11, yielding MAKKIQAYIKLQVAAGKANPSPPVGPALGQHGVNIMEFCKAFNAQTQDMEPGLPTPVVITVYSDRSFTFITKTPPASVLLKKALGLPKGSATPNSNKVGKVTRAQLEEIVKAKGSDLTAADIDAGVRTIAGSARSMGIEVEGV
- a CDS encoding 50S ribosomal protein L1, which codes for MSNLSKRMRVAREKVVAGKLYPVDDALQLLKELPGAKFKEAVDVAVNLGVDPRKSDQVVRGSTVLPNGTGKSVRVAVFAQGANADAARAAGAELVGFEDLAERIKGGQMDFDVVIASPDAMRVVGQLGPVLGPRGLMPNPKVGTVTPDVAGAVRNAKAGQVRYRTDKAGIVHCSIGKVDFEISALKENLQALLADLQKAKPATARGIYLRKITVSTTMGTGIPVDQSSLATVAT
- a CDS encoding 50S ribosomal protein L10; amino-acid sequence: MPLAMEDKQAIVAEVNAVAAGAHSAVAAEYRGLTVEEMTELRRSARSGGVYLRVVKNTLARRALQGTAFECMGKGLQGPLVLAFSQEDPGAAARLVSNFAKTHDKLVPKLVSISGQLLPATDLQRIATLPTRDQALSLLMAVMRAPLDKFARTLNEVPGKLVRTLAAIRDQKQAA
- a CDS encoding 50S ribosomal protein L7/L12, with the protein product MSVSKEEILDTISGMTVMDIVDLISAMEEKFGVSAAAAVAAAPSAAAGGEAAAEEQTEFDVVMSSYGANKVGVIKVVRALTGLGLKEAKDLVEGVPSTIKEAVSKDDAAGIKKQLEEAGASVDIK